GGAAGGACCTCATGTCACATCTGCCACAATTGGTCGTGTAATCGATATGGGATTGACAGATCCATTTAACATGGGAGGAGCTATGGCGCCAGCTGCGGTTGATACCATTGAAGCCCATTTAAAGGAACGAAATGTTGAGCCATCTTATTACGATTTAATTGTAACCGGTGACCTTGGCCAAATCGGACAGGAAGTGTCCATGGATCTATTTAAAAAGCATGGAACTCCTATTAGTGAAGAACAATACCAAGATTGTGGCCTTATGATTTATCGGGAAGGACAACCCGTTCTTGCAGGAGCAAGCGGTGCAGGCTGTTCAGCAACGGTAGTTTATGGGCATTTATTAAACCGCATGAAAAAAGGTGAATTTAAACGAATGTTAGTTGTGGCTACAGGTGCTTTGCTTTCACCGTTGTCCTTTCAGCAAAATGAAACAATTCCTTGTATCGCCCATGCAGTGTCAATTGAATACGGAGGTGAACAATTAACATGATCTATTTTTGGGCTTTTGTCGTAGGCGGTTTAATTTGTATCATTGGGCAAATTATGTTTGATGTATTTAAATTGACACCAGGTCATACCTTAAGTGCTCTTGTAGTGATTGGGGCGCTTTTAGATGGATTTGGACTATACGAGCCTTTGATTGATTTTGCTGGGGCAGGGGCTACCGTTCCGATTACAAGTTTTGGGAATTCGCTTGTTCATGGTGCGATGCAGGAAGCAGAAAAACATGGGTTAGTTGGTGTACTGACAGGAATGTTTGAAGTAACTAGTTCTGGTATTTCAGCTGCCATTGTTTTCGGCATGATAGGAGCTTTAATTTTTAAGCCAAAAGGATAAGGAGAATTAGGATGACAGTAGGATCAGATGTTAAACAGTGTTTTGCCAGTCTAAAAGGGGTAGAAGCAAGTCTCTCAAGTTTAGCATTACGGACTCTTGATGATGAATCGAAGCGAACTTTGCATGAGGCTATGATGGTAGTACACGAAGTAACAAAAGATTTAAAAAAAAGAGTAGGAGAACTAGAAGGAGAGGAACTTCAGTACAAAGGTTTCTAGAAAAACTATATTTACAGGGGGTGTAAGCAGTGCCTGAATGGTTAGAAATAGCTGTACGCTCAGCATTATTTGTTACTGTTTTATTTATCATTACAAAATGGTTAGGGAAAAAGCAAATTTCAGAACTATCTTTCTTTGAATATGTCACCGGT
This genomic stretch from Metabacillus sp. B2-18 harbors:
- the spoVAE gene encoding stage V sporulation protein AE → MIYFWAFVVGGLICIIGQIMFDVFKLTPGHTLSALVVIGALLDGFGLYEPLIDFAGAGATVPITSFGNSLVHGAMQEAEKHGLVGVLTGMFEVTSSGISAAIVFGMIGALIFKPKG
- a CDS encoding DUF1657 domain-containing protein — encoded protein: MTVGSDVKQCFASLKGVEASLSSLALRTLDDESKRTLHEAMMVVHEVTKDLKKRVGELEGEELQYKGF